A stretch of Ignavibacteria bacterium DNA encodes these proteins:
- a CDS encoding DUF814 domain-containing protein has translation MARGHQSDYYRGRKTNEEVEEEEQVIRHPFTLEHVANILSLRWKGARLVEMWSQEKYVGTFVFVIDIELRTFVVDVSPDGGTITERTAMRRARNNSIDVLKEVLDETVVMVTKHPDDRILTIWFESHHVHVELFSSGRGNIVLTKDGVIIDALRDRASRVNSRFSVTVFATEEPLTNTSITVSRMLATSTLRLGPHYAAEVCARCSIDGETLVGQLSSEQQQAVLEQTKTLIAECSAASSFLLLRRDDEVLFSCIPLRGWVVADTFSDILEAIRVTISERRKGQALKERRRATLKSLETDLRRVERSIEGMTSDAAREGRSERYRHWADLLLSQPSGNRSGLTSIAIDDEDGTPNVIQLNEHRTLIENARNYYDKARSSATASRSREERLPGLRAKRDALIASIEQVRQAPSLTELTKQRSAVTSEMPPSRDESNGRFRVFVIDDVHTLYVGKNAANNDELTMRFAKQNDWWFHARGSAGSHAILRGVEGEKIQKPILEKAAAITAYYSQARNASYVSVVYTQRKHVRKPKGANVGAVVLEREQTVMVKPWIPTTAGS, from the coding sequence TTGGCGCGAGGCCATCAGTCCGACTACTACCGTGGCCGCAAAACCAACGAAGAAGTCGAAGAAGAAGAACAAGTGATACGGCACCCCTTTACACTTGAGCACGTAGCGAACATTCTGTCACTGCGATGGAAGGGGGCTCGCCTTGTTGAGATGTGGTCTCAAGAGAAGTACGTTGGCACCTTTGTCTTTGTGATCGACATTGAGCTGCGAACCTTTGTTGTTGACGTCTCACCCGATGGCGGCACGATTACCGAGCGCACAGCAATGCGAAGGGCGCGGAACAATTCGATCGACGTGTTGAAGGAGGTGCTTGACGAGACTGTTGTGATGGTCACAAAGCACCCCGATGACAGGATTCTGACCATTTGGTTCGAGTCCCACCATGTTCACGTGGAGTTGTTCTCATCAGGGCGTGGGAACATTGTGCTGACCAAGGACGGTGTGATCATCGACGCTTTGCGAGACCGCGCATCGCGCGTCAACTCGAGGTTCTCCGTTACGGTGTTTGCAACGGAGGAGCCCCTTACCAATACGTCCATCACCGTCTCTCGCATGTTGGCAACATCCACGCTCCGCCTTGGTCCCCACTATGCAGCAGAGGTCTGTGCTCGTTGTTCGATCGATGGAGAAACGCTTGTTGGTCAGCTCTCCTCTGAGCAGCAACAAGCTGTTCTTGAACAAACCAAAACGTTGATAGCCGAATGTAGTGCAGCCTCATCATTTCTGCTGTTGCGACGAGATGACGAAGTGCTCTTTTCCTGCATCCCGCTGAGAGGCTGGGTTGTTGCCGACACGTTCTCTGATATTCTCGAAGCAATACGTGTTACGATCAGTGAGAGACGAAAGGGCCAGGCGCTCAAGGAACGCCGCAGAGCAACGCTTAAATCGCTCGAGACCGATCTGCGTAGAGTTGAACGGAGTATCGAAGGAATGACAAGTGATGCCGCACGTGAGGGCCGCTCCGAGCGATACCGACATTGGGCAGACCTCCTGTTATCGCAGCCAAGTGGAAACCGATCCGGACTTACCAGCATCGCCATCGATGACGAAGACGGCACACCGAATGTGATCCAACTCAACGAACATCGTACGCTGATCGAGAATGCGAGAAATTATTACGACAAGGCTCGTTCATCTGCTACGGCATCACGGTCGCGAGAAGAACGCCTGCCCGGACTTCGAGCAAAACGTGATGCACTCATTGCTTCTATTGAGCAGGTGAGGCAAGCCCCTTCCCTTACAGAACTCACAAAACAGAGATCCGCCGTGACGTCAGAGATGCCCCCTTCAAGAGACGAATCGAATGGTCGATTCAGAGTGTTTGTCATCGACGATGTCCATACGCTGTATGTTGGAAAGAACGCGGCCAACAATGATGAGCTCACGATGCGATTTGCAAAGCAGAACGATTGGTGGTTCCACGCTCGGGGTTCTGCGGGCTCTCACGCTATACTCCGCGGCGTTGAAGGCGAGAAGATCCAAAAGCCAATTCTCGAGAAGGCTGCTGCGATCACAGCCTATTACTCACAGGCCCGCAATGCATCCTACGTTTCGGTTGTCTATACCCAACGCAAGCATGTTCGAAAGCCGAAGGGGGCTAATGTTGGCGCTGTTGTCCTTGAGCGCGAGCAGACTGTGATGGTCAAACCCTGGATCCCAACTACCGCAGGATCCTAA
- a CDS encoding OmpA family protein has translation MTTVHVLLLLIFLTSATSLSAQGISEVYRDDFDDNKGRWKVGTWSNGSATIANGIYTVDRKPSSNEWYIETNCFVDFDADFDIDARFRQMSGASNQGFGIAWGASDAQNSNGLVVSSDGRYKVYSWRGGRQSDAIPWTPFENFPSMGNWFTLTIRKRGSGMSLLVDGTTIVGFDKLPIFGGEVGIVLNGQMKIEVDHLVVKQVPKPIVLAEDHPVNVQRESLGPQVNCYGGDLSPVITADGKRLYFGRYPFKGNIGDTTSEDIWYTDMQKDGTWGPAVNAGRPLNNEGANFLISISPDENSVLVGNTYTAAGGPRGAGVSSAVKTADGWSVPREVRIDNYYNRHRFSESCLDPSGMVLMMAIQRDDSRGQKDLYVARRKPDGTFSAPINCGPEVNTWGSEMSPFIAADGTTLYFASDGRRGFGGVDIWMSRRLDDSWVKWSEPKNLGPSINSAEWDAYYTVPARGDYAYLCGMNPENGSADLYRIKLTKGVRPNPVVLVSGRVLDASTKKPIATNVEYESLTKRTQMGIARSEPTKGSYKIVLPAGDLYGFRAEAPGYYPVSDQLDTRELTEYSEITRDLFLVPIRLNETIVLNNLFFDFGKTDLRPESFAELDRLAQFLAASPSITIELSGHTDNVGSDASNKVLSQERVNAVRAYLLGRGVAPTRMKALGYGKSKPLASNSTEEGRQKNRRVEFKIVSI, from the coding sequence ATGACCACGGTGCACGTTCTCTTGTTGTTGATCTTCCTGACAAGCGCTACTTCACTTTCGGCGCAAGGCATTAGCGAAGTGTATCGCGATGACTTCGATGACAATAAGGGACGGTGGAAGGTTGGTACCTGGTCCAACGGCAGTGCAACGATCGCGAATGGCATCTATACGGTAGACCGAAAGCCGTCGTCGAATGAGTGGTATATCGAGACGAACTGTTTCGTTGATTTCGATGCAGACTTTGACATCGATGCACGATTCCGACAGATGAGCGGTGCCTCGAATCAAGGCTTTGGTATCGCCTGGGGTGCCAGTGATGCACAGAATTCGAATGGTCTGGTGGTCTCTTCCGACGGAAGATATAAAGTCTATTCATGGAGAGGGGGCAGGCAGTCCGACGCGATCCCCTGGACGCCGTTCGAGAACTTCCCTTCCATGGGGAATTGGTTTACGCTCACGATCAGAAAACGCGGCTCAGGAATGAGTCTTCTTGTTGATGGCACAACGATCGTTGGATTTGACAAGCTTCCGATCTTCGGCGGAGAGGTTGGGATCGTTCTCAATGGTCAGATGAAAATCGAGGTGGACCATCTGGTTGTGAAGCAGGTGCCAAAACCGATCGTCCTTGCCGAAGATCATCCTGTGAACGTTCAGCGTGAGAGTCTCGGACCACAGGTGAATTGTTATGGCGGAGATCTTTCGCCCGTTATCACGGCCGACGGAAAGCGACTCTACTTTGGTCGCTATCCATTCAAAGGGAACATCGGAGATACCACGAGTGAAGACATCTGGTATACTGATATGCAGAAGGATGGCACGTGGGGTCCCGCTGTGAATGCTGGTCGCCCCCTCAATAATGAAGGTGCCAACTTCCTTATCAGTATCTCTCCGGATGAGAACTCTGTACTCGTCGGCAATACCTACACGGCTGCCGGTGGACCACGCGGTGCCGGTGTCTCTTCAGCGGTGAAGACCGCTGACGGCTGGTCGGTTCCTCGTGAGGTACGGATCGATAACTACTACAACAGACATCGGTTCTCGGAATCATGCCTTGATCCAAGCGGTATGGTTCTCATGATGGCCATCCAACGTGATGATTCGAGGGGGCAGAAGGATCTCTACGTAGCGCGGCGTAAACCTGACGGGACATTCTCTGCTCCGATCAACTGCGGACCCGAGGTGAATACCTGGGGCAGTGAGATGTCTCCGTTCATCGCTGCTGACGGTACAACATTGTATTTCGCAAGTGACGGCAGACGCGGATTTGGCGGCGTGGATATCTGGATGTCTCGCCGACTCGATGATTCCTGGGTGAAATGGAGTGAGCCAAAGAATCTGGGACCGTCCATCAATTCTGCTGAATGGGATGCGTATTACACGGTGCCGGCACGTGGTGATTATGCCTACCTCTGTGGGATGAATCCCGAGAACGGAAGTGCAGACCTCTACCGCATCAAGCTCACCAAGGGTGTGCGCCCGAATCCAGTGGTCCTTGTCAGCGGCAGAGTTCTCGATGCATCCACGAAGAAACCTATCGCGACCAATGTTGAATATGAGAGTCTGACCAAACGAACGCAGATGGGAATCGCTCGTTCGGAACCAACAAAGGGGTCGTACAAGATCGTCCTGCCGGCCGGCGACCTTTATGGTTTCAGAGCTGAAGCCCCGGGTTATTATCCGGTGAGTGATCAGCTTGATACACGAGAGTTAACGGAGTATTCCGAGATCACTCGTGATCTCTTCCTTGTACCGATCCGTTTGAATGAGACGATTGTTCTCAATAATCTCTTCTTTGATTTCGGAAAGACCGATCTGCGACCTGAGTCATTCGCAGAACTTGATCGTCTCGCGCAATTCTTGGCTGCGAGCCCGTCGATCACGATCGAGCTTTCCGGACACACGGACAATGTTGGCAGTGACGCTTCCAACAAGGTTCTGTCGCAGGAACGTGTCAACGCTGTGAGGGCGTATCTTTTGGGACGCGGTGTTGCGCCAACCCGAATGAAGGCCTTGGGCTACGGAAAAAGCAAGCCCCTTGCAAGCAACTCCACAGAAGAAGGTCGTCAAAAGAACCGCCGAGTTGAATTCAAAATCGTCTCCATCTAG
- a CDS encoding transcriptional repressor: MTSIQDIETLKNQFAEFLKRKKYRNTQERYNVIDRIGELDRHFSADELYLYMNGRGDRISRATIYSTLDLLTQCGILMKHRFQGDSAHFELASRMPDHDHLICMECGRIVEFREEGIDSVRDAVCDRLGFRPVTHSLQIFAVCHDPLTCEHNKQD; the protein is encoded by the coding sequence ATGACTTCAATTCAGGACATCGAAACTCTCAAGAATCAGTTCGCCGAATTCCTCAAACGCAAGAAGTACCGGAACACGCAAGAACGGTATAATGTGATCGACAGGATCGGTGAGCTCGACCGGCATTTCAGTGCTGACGAGCTCTATCTGTACATGAACGGTCGGGGTGACCGGATCTCCAGGGCAACGATCTACTCCACGCTGGACCTGCTCACCCAGTGCGGAATTCTCATGAAACATCGTTTTCAGGGGGATAGTGCCCATTTTGAACTTGCTAGCAGAATGCCCGATCACGACCATTTGATCTGTATGGAATGTGGCAGAATAGTTGAGTTTCGTGAGGAAGGCATAGATTCAGTCCGGGATGCCGTCTGCGACCGTCTGGGATTCAGGCCGGTGACCCACTCTCTTCAGATCTTCGCGGTCTGTCACGATCCGCTCACCTGCGAGCACAATAAGCAGGACTAA
- the topA gene encoding type I DNA topoisomerase produces the protein MNNLVIVESPSKAKTIQKYLGDGFSVTSCMGHIRDLPGNDKAIDIEHDFQPVYEINEDKKKLVADLKKQAKQADVVWLASDEDREGEAIAWHLSEALALDPAKTRRIVFHEITKPAILKAIENPRGIDQNLVDAQQARRVLDRLVGYGLSPVLWRKIQRNLSAGRVQSVAVRLVVEREREIQAHTASSQFKITAEFDVNGKTLTAELPKRFSEEEQARAFLDACVSATFTVADLETKPAKKSPTAPFTTSTLQQEASRKLGYSLIRTMKLAQDLYEQGFITYMRTDSVNLSELAIAAAKQHIVSAFGPEYSNPKAYTNKVASAQEAHEAIRPTDFALKSTGESDAHRRLYELIYKRTLASQMSDARLERTIATVAISTLPDTLTATGEVLVFDGFLKMYLETSDDEQQDEETSKMLPPLSIGQNLPLNTMLAKERFERPPSRYTEASLVKKLEELGIGRPSTYAPTITVIQARKYVVKEDREGRQREVRQFLLSGGSVVRSVELENTGAERSKLFPTDIGSVVTDFLTTHFDEVLDYNFTATVEKQFDEIAQGTVKWTDMIRAFYEPFQADLKRTSETAERQSGERKIGVDPVSGKNVYVRLARYGPIAQIGDADDEEKKQKGLPGTLSIETVTLEQALELFKFPRTIGLFEETPMMVKLGRFGPYIEHNKAFYSLPKEDDPYSIEGPRGVEVILARRQKILENTIKVFEEDPTVKILKGRWGPYIVVEKQNVRIPKGTDPETLTLEDCLALAAQQAPKKPASKKAAAKEPAAKKTAVKKVAAKKKPAAKKTAAKKAAAKKAPKA, from the coding sequence ATGAACAACCTCGTCATCGTCGAATCCCCTTCCAAAGCGAAGACCATCCAGAAGTACCTCGGAGACGGTTTCTCCGTTACCTCCTGCATGGGTCATATCCGCGATCTTCCGGGAAACGACAAAGCGATCGATATCGAACATGATTTTCAACCGGTCTATGAGATCAACGAGGACAAGAAGAAACTCGTTGCAGACCTGAAGAAACAGGCGAAACAGGCAGATGTAGTCTGGCTCGCATCAGACGAAGACCGAGAGGGAGAGGCGATCGCCTGGCACCTCTCGGAGGCCTTGGCCTTGGATCCTGCAAAGACCCGTCGCATCGTGTTCCATGAGATCACCAAACCGGCCATTCTTAAGGCCATCGAGAACCCTCGCGGTATTGACCAGAACCTGGTTGATGCGCAGCAAGCACGACGTGTGCTCGATCGGCTTGTAGGGTACGGTCTCTCTCCGGTCCTCTGGAGAAAGATCCAACGGAATCTCTCTGCCGGAAGGGTTCAATCCGTTGCCGTACGCCTCGTGGTAGAACGCGAACGTGAGATCCAAGCACACACGGCAAGCAGCCAGTTCAAGATCACGGCTGAATTCGATGTGAATGGCAAAACGCTCACGGCCGAACTGCCAAAACGGTTCTCAGAAGAAGAGCAAGCACGGGCCTTCCTGGACGCCTGCGTGTCAGCTACGTTCACCGTTGCCGATCTCGAAACCAAACCAGCAAAGAAATCTCCTACCGCCCCTTTCACAACATCAACGTTGCAACAAGAGGCCAGCCGGAAACTTGGCTACTCGCTGATCCGAACGATGAAACTCGCCCAGGATCTGTACGAACAAGGTTTCATCACGTACATGCGTACGGACTCGGTGAATCTCTCGGAACTTGCCATCGCTGCTGCGAAACAACATATCGTCTCTGCCTTCGGTCCTGAGTACAGCAATCCCAAGGCATACACGAACAAGGTGGCATCGGCTCAGGAAGCACACGAAGCTATCAGACCAACGGACTTCGCATTAAAGTCAACCGGCGAATCAGATGCCCACCGCAGGCTCTACGAACTGATCTACAAGCGCACCTTGGCATCCCAGATGTCCGATGCACGTCTTGAGCGCACCATTGCTACCGTAGCCATTTCCACGTTGCCGGACACATTGACGGCAACTGGTGAAGTGCTTGTTTTCGATGGTTTTCTCAAGATGTATCTCGAGACGTCGGACGATGAGCAACAGGACGAGGAAACGTCCAAGATGCTGCCGCCGCTCTCTATTGGACAGAATCTTCCGCTGAACACGATGCTCGCCAAGGAACGATTCGAGCGTCCACCATCCCGCTACACTGAAGCCTCGTTGGTGAAGAAGCTTGAAGAGCTTGGCATTGGTCGACCTTCTACCTACGCTCCAACCATCACCGTGATCCAAGCTCGCAAATACGTGGTCAAGGAAGATCGTGAAGGCCGTCAGCGCGAGGTACGTCAGTTCCTTCTGTCAGGGGGCTCTGTGGTACGCTCCGTTGAATTGGAAAACACGGGAGCCGAGCGTTCCAAACTCTTCCCTACGGATATCGGTTCGGTGGTGACGGACTTCCTTACCACGCACTTTGACGAAGTACTTGATTACAACTTCACGGCAACCGTGGAGAAACAATTCGATGAGATCGCGCAGGGCACTGTGAAGTGGACGGATATGATCCGTGCATTCTATGAGCCGTTCCAAGCTGACCTCAAGCGCACGAGTGAAACGGCTGAGCGTCAAAGCGGAGAACGCAAGATCGGCGTTGACCCAGTCTCCGGGAAGAACGTCTACGTGCGTCTTGCACGCTACGGACCCATTGCGCAGATCGGAGATGCAGATGACGAGGAGAAGAAGCAAAAGGGACTCCCAGGAACGCTCTCGATCGAAACCGTTACCCTTGAGCAGGCACTTGAGCTCTTCAAGTTCCCACGCACAATCGGACTTTTCGAAGAAACCCCGATGATGGTGAAGCTCGGACGTTTCGGTCCATATATCGAACACAACAAGGCGTTCTACTCTCTTCCGAAGGAAGACGATCCGTACAGCATCGAAGGTCCACGTGGTGTTGAGGTTATACTTGCCCGACGTCAGAAGATCCTCGAAAACACCATCAAGGTCTTTGAAGAGGATCCAACGGTAAAGATCCTCAAGGGGCGATGGGGTCCATACATCGTTGTTGAAAAACAGAACGTTCGGATCCCGAAGGGCACCGACCCCGAGACGCTTACGTTAGAAGATTGTCTGGCTCTCGCAGCGCAGCAGGCACCAAAGAAGCCTGCAAGCAAGAAGGCCGCAGCCAAGGAACCGGCAGCCAAAAAAACTGCCGTGAAGAAGGTTGCAGCAAAGAAGAAGCCGGCAGCAAAAAAAACGGCCGCCAAAAAGGCGGCCGCTAAAAAAGCACCGAAGGCCTGA
- a CDS encoding glutamine synthetase III, with product MPNSIDIASVARNWRLDGVTFPTPSDVVTEVFASDVLTMEELRQRLSKPVWRSLLATTERGAALDPAISDTVALAMKTWAMEKGATHYTHWFQPLTGLTAEKHESFVTPTSDGSAISQFSGKELIQGEPDASSFPSGGLRATFEARGYTAWDPTSPAFIMRHPNGATLCIPTAFASWTGDALDNKTPLMRSMEVINTSALRALRLFSDTDTQRVEATIGAEQEYFLIDEEFFYRRPDLVMCGRTLFGARPPRGQELEDHYFGSIPDRILTFMTDAEHQLYALGIPIKTRHNEVAPGQYEVAPIFEQANIAADHQQLVMQVLKNTARRYGLVCLVHEKPFAGVNGSGKHVNWSMATELGQNLLEPGETPHDNMQFLFFCAAVIRAVDVHQDILRTCVASAQNDHRLGANEAPPAIMSIFLGDQLSEIYERLVSGKGGSSKRSGLLGLGTQVLPKLPQHAGDRNRTSPFAFTGNKFEFRAVGSSQSVSFPITVLNTIAAESIDVLSSAIEARMKKKQTFETALSEVLKETYAKHSRIIFNGDGYANKWHKEAEKRGLLNLPTAVDAIEMLNQEKNVKLFSAYKVLSARELEARQEVMFDLYFKTVNIEGETTEWIAQTQILPGALRHLREMVATGTSITAVQRAVDEMSGAVNNLSDAIVALRAQNDELGGDDVHSKSHHMRDNVLPAMNAVRKAADALERITAHDHWPLPSYREMLFVK from the coding sequence ATGCCAAACTCTATCGACATTGCCTCCGTGGCACGTAACTGGCGTCTCGACGGCGTCACCTTCCCAACTCCCTCAGACGTGGTGACCGAGGTCTTCGCAAGTGACGTGCTCACGATGGAAGAGCTCCGTCAACGACTTTCAAAGCCGGTCTGGAGATCATTGTTGGCAACCACCGAACGCGGCGCTGCGCTCGACCCAGCCATCTCTGACACCGTAGCTCTCGCAATGAAGACCTGGGCGATGGAGAAGGGGGCTACGCACTACACACACTGGTTCCAGCCACTCACGGGCCTAACAGCCGAGAAGCACGAATCCTTCGTTACTCCAACAAGTGATGGTTCGGCGATATCGCAGTTCTCCGGCAAGGAACTCATCCAAGGTGAACCGGATGCTTCGTCGTTCCCAAGCGGTGGTCTTCGCGCAACGTTTGAAGCACGCGGGTATACGGCATGGGATCCTACATCGCCCGCGTTCATCATGCGACATCCGAACGGAGCAACACTCTGCATCCCAACGGCCTTTGCATCGTGGACAGGTGATGCTCTTGATAACAAGACGCCATTGATGCGCTCCATGGAAGTGATCAACACATCGGCATTGCGTGCCCTGCGGTTGTTCTCTGACACGGACACGCAGCGAGTAGAAGCCACCATCGGTGCTGAACAAGAGTACTTCCTCATCGACGAAGAATTCTTCTACCGTCGCCCGGACCTCGTAATGTGCGGCCGCACACTCTTCGGTGCCCGCCCGCCGCGCGGACAAGAACTTGAGGACCATTATTTCGGGTCGATCCCGGACCGCATCCTCACCTTTATGACCGACGCAGAACATCAGCTCTATGCGTTGGGCATTCCGATCAAAACACGGCACAATGAAGTTGCCCCGGGCCAGTACGAAGTTGCTCCGATCTTCGAACAAGCAAATATCGCTGCCGACCACCAACAACTCGTGATGCAGGTACTGAAGAACACTGCCCGTCGGTACGGACTTGTTTGCCTTGTGCACGAGAAGCCGTTCGCCGGCGTGAATGGATCAGGAAAACACGTCAACTGGTCAATGGCCACAGAGCTCGGGCAGAACCTCTTGGAGCCGGGCGAAACTCCGCACGATAACATGCAGTTCCTCTTCTTCTGCGCCGCTGTGATCCGCGCCGTGGACGTACACCAGGATATCCTTCGCACGTGTGTTGCATCTGCCCAGAACGACCACCGTCTTGGTGCGAATGAGGCGCCCCCTGCCATCATGTCCATCTTCCTTGGCGATCAGCTTTCGGAGATCTATGAACGTCTCGTAAGTGGGAAAGGGGGCTCATCAAAGCGTTCTGGACTCCTCGGTCTTGGCACACAGGTGTTGCCAAAACTTCCTCAGCATGCAGGAGATCGTAACCGCACATCACCCTTTGCCTTCACCGGCAATAAGTTCGAGTTCCGCGCCGTGGGATCATCGCAGTCTGTGTCCTTCCCGATCACGGTGCTCAATACGATCGCTGCAGAATCCATTGATGTACTCTCGTCGGCCATCGAAGCACGGATGAAGAAGAAGCAGACGTTTGAGACAGCACTCTCTGAGGTACTTAAGGAAACGTATGCCAAGCATAGCCGCATCATCTTCAATGGAGATGGATATGCGAACAAGTGGCATAAGGAGGCAGAGAAGCGCGGACTCCTGAATCTGCCAACAGCCGTGGATGCGATCGAGATGTTGAATCAAGAGAAGAACGTGAAGCTCTTCTCAGCGTACAAGGTGCTGAGCGCTCGCGAGCTCGAAGCACGTCAAGAAGTGATGTTCGACCTGTACTTCAAGACCGTGAATATCGAGGGCGAGACCACGGAGTGGATCGCGCAGACGCAGATCCTTCCGGGTGCACTGCGTCACCTCCGAGAAATGGTAGCCACCGGTACCTCCATCACGGCCGTGCAGCGTGCTGTTGATGAGATGTCAGGGGCGGTGAACAACCTCTCCGACGCTATCGTTGCGCTCCGTGCGCAGAACGATGAGCTTGGCGGAGACGACGTGCATAGCAAGTCGCATCACATGCGTGACAACGTGTTGCCTGCAATGAACGCTGTGCGCAAGGCTGCTGATGCACTCGAACGCATCACGGCACACGACCACTGGCCGTTGCCGTCGTATCGTGAGATGCTCTTTGTGAAGTGA
- a CDS encoding Lrp/AsnC family transcriptional regulator, with protein MKDLDRQICALLQDNARLSLSEIAEQVGSSVPTVSEHVKKLEADGIIREYTTVLNAVSFGLDVTAFIFVDLESSVHYDNFRRQCRSRREILECHAVTGTASHLLKVRVRTTGALEQLLGAIQQWKGVSKTFTNVVLSSHKETLSIPITIER; from the coding sequence ATGAAAGACCTCGACCGACAGATATGCGCGTTACTGCAAGACAACGCCCGACTGAGCTTGAGCGAGATCGCCGAGCAGGTTGGGTCATCCGTTCCAACCGTGAGTGAGCACGTAAAAAAGCTTGAGGCCGATGGGATCATACGCGAGTATACGACAGTGCTCAATGCCGTCAGTTTCGGACTGGATGTTACGGCTTTCATTTTCGTTGATCTCGAGTCGAGTGTTCACTACGACAACTTCCGTCGGCAATGTCGATCACGTCGCGAGATCCTTGAATGTCACGCCGTAACCGGCACGGCATCCCACCTACTCAAAGTGCGTGTACGCACCACCGGAGCATTGGAACAATTGCTTGGTGCTATCCAACAATGGAAGGGTGTAAGTAAGACCTTTACCAATGTTGTCCTAAGCTCTCATAAAGAAACTCTGTCCATCCCCATCACGATCGAACGTTGA
- the mtgA gene encoding monofunctional biosynthetic peptidoglycan transglycosylase — protein sequence MVKNIFVWIARSGIAFLVGSVVVVVLFRVIPPAITPLMVWRIVQAPFTGHVILTRHHWVSYDDISPSVFRAVVGGEDAGFLRHKGVDWRSVERAKKVNASRVKRGKPPLGASTITMQTAKNVFLVPWRSMIRKAFEVYFVYLIEALWGKKRILEVYVNMIEWGDGVYGIEQAAQRNFGTSAATLSPEQAALLGAIVPNPRRFSAVKPSPYTRKRASWIRGRMRGVALPK from the coding sequence ATGGTGAAAAATATTTTCGTCTGGATCGCCCGTTCCGGGATCGCCTTCTTGGTGGGTTCCGTGGTTGTTGTGGTACTTTTCCGCGTCATCCCCCCGGCGATCACGCCGTTGATGGTATGGCGGATCGTGCAGGCCCCCTTCACTGGACATGTGATCCTCACGAGGCATCATTGGGTGTCGTATGACGATATCTCCCCTTCTGTTTTCCGCGCCGTTGTTGGCGGTGAGGATGCCGGCTTCTTGCGGCATAAGGGTGTGGACTGGAGATCGGTGGAACGTGCGAAGAAGGTGAATGCTTCTCGTGTAAAGCGTGGCAAGCCCCCTCTTGGAGCGAGTACGATCACGATGCAGACAGCAAAGAATGTCTTCCTTGTTCCGTGGCGGTCGATGATCCGCAAGGCATTTGAAGTGTACTTCGTTTACCTCATTGAAGCGCTCTGGGGTAAGAAGCGCATCCTGGAGGTCTATGTAAACATGATCGAATGGGGCGACGGGGTTTACGGAATTGAGCAGGCAGCCCAGCGGAACTTTGGCACCTCTGCAGCCACGCTATCGCCGGAACAGGCTGCGTTGTTGGGCGCTATTGTGCCGAACCCGCGTCGATTCAGTGCCGTAAAGCCAAGTCCGTACACACGCAAGCGTGCAAGCTGGATACGTGGCCGTATGCGCGGCGTTGCGTTACCGAAGTAG